Proteins encoded by one window of Cannabis sativa cultivar Pink pepper isolate KNU-18-1 chromosome 4, ASM2916894v1, whole genome shotgun sequence:
- the LOC115714198 gene encoding poly [ADP-ribose] polymerase 1, with protein MAKLEDQKPWKVEYAKSSRSSCKTCKSPIEKEVLRFGKMVQATQFDGFMPMWNHASCILKKAKQIKSIDDVEGIEQLRWEDQQRIRKYVEGQGGAGAGAGGDQPEETYGAKNVECGIEVSQTSRATCKRCSEKIMKGQVRISTKPEGQGPRGLGWHHANCYMNFSPSTQLEKLPGWDKLPTTDQEAVLALVEKVPSKVKSGKQVQEDEGVKQTSSKAGTKRTKDVVGNQESKLAKASGDVSTSKHHQEASDLDTKLEAQSKELWSLKDDLKKHVTSAELREMLQANDQDSTGSELDMRDRCADGMMFGALSSCPLCSGSLRYSAGMYRCQGYLTEWSKCSFSTREPERIEGKWKIPEDTDNQYLIKWFKSQKVVKQPRILPPMSPNGNHASRGGSQSSNSDRLADLKVSISGLPKETIKEWKSKIEGVGGAFHAKIKKDTNCLVVSGTADDQEAEIKKARRMKIPIVREDYLVNCFGKQKKLPFDLYKVEAIGETSSMVTVKVKGRSAVHESSGLQDTGHILEVGKSIYNTTLNMSDLSTGVNSYYILQIIQDDKDLDCCNVFRKWGRVGTKIGSEKMDEMSKADAISDFKRIFREKTGNSWEAWLEKQNFQKQPGKFFPLDIDYGVNKKVSTKNLQKEDSKLAPPLAELMRMLFNVETYRAAMMEFEINMSEMPLGKLSKHNIQKGFEALTELQNLLKNSNHNNDSMLESLIVDASNRFFTVIPSIHPHVIRDEDDFKSKLKMLEALQDIEIASRLVGFDVDDDESLDDKYKKLRCDIDPIPRDSADYSLIEKYLLNTHAPTHTDWSLELEEVFSLEREGERDKFAPYREKLGNKMLLWHGSRLTNFVGILSQGLRIAPPEAPATGYMFGKGVYFADLVSKSAQYCYTDRKSPVGLMLLSEVALGEVYELKKAKYMDKPPQGKHSTKGLGKKVPQQSEYVKWKDDVVVPCGKPVPSNVKASELMYNEYIVYNTAQVKMQYLLKVRFHHKR; from the exons ATGGCGAAGCTTGAGGACCAAAAGCCATGGAAGGTGGAGTATGCTAAGTCATCAAGATCCTCATGCAAGACTTGTAAGTCCCCCATTGAAAAGGAAGTTCTTCGTTTCGGAAAGATGGTTCAGGCCACCCAATTCGACGGTTTCATGCCT ATGTGGAATCATGCTAGTTGTATACTGAAGAAAGCAAAGCAGATTAAATC TATTGATGACGTTGAAGGTATTGAGCAACTAAGGTGGGAAGATCAGCAGAGAATCAGAAAATATGTGGAGGGTCAAGGTGGTGCTGGTGCTGGTGCTGGTGGTGATCAACCTGAGGAAACATATGGTGCCAAGAATGTTGAATGTGGTATTGAAGTTTCTCAAACTTCTCGTGCCACTTGCAAACGTTGTAGTGAAAAAATCATGAAAGGGCAG GTTCGTATATCTACCAAGCCTGAAGGTCAAGGACCTAGGGGATTGGGTTGGCACCATGCCAATTGTTACATGAACTTTTCCCCATCTACACAATTGGAGAAACTACCTGGATGGGACAAACTCCCTACAACCGATCAAGAAGCTGTCCTCGCCTTGGTTGAGAAGGTTCCCTCTAAAGTGAAAAGTG GTAAGCAAGTACAAGAAGATGAAGGAGTGAAGCAAACATCTTCCAAAGCAGGTACAAAACGAACGAAAGATGTTGTTGGGAATCAGGAATCCAAACTTGCAAAAGCTTCTGGGGATGTGTCTACAAGCAAGCATCATCAGGAAGCGTCTGATCTAGATACTAAACTAGAGGCCCAGAGTAAAGAACTGTGGTCGCTGAAAGATGACCTTAAAAAACATGTGACATCAGCTGAGTTGCGTGAAATGCTCCAAGCCAATGATCAAGATTCAACAGGATCAGAGCTTGATATGCGTGATCGCTG TGCTGATGGAATGATGTTTGGAGCGCTTTCTAGTTGTCCTCTTTGTTCTGGCTCTCTTCGTTACTCTGCTGGTATGTACCGGTGCCAAGGTTACCTTACAGAATGGAGCAAGTGTAGCTTCTCCACTCGTGAACCAGAACGTATAGAAGGGAAGTGGAAAATCCCGGAAGACACAGATAATCAATATCTTATCAAG TGGTTTAAATCGCAAAAGGTTGTAAAACAACCACGGATACTGCCTCCAATGTCTCCGAATGGAAACCATGCTTCTCGTGGTGGATCACAATCATCCAATAGTGATCGCTTGGCAGATTTGAAAGTCTCTATTTCTGGATTACCCAAGGAAACAATA AAAGAGTGGAAAAGCAAAATCGAGGGAGTAGGTGGAGCGTTTCATGCCAAGATTAAGAAAG ATACAAACTGTTTAGTTGTGAGTGGCACAGCGGATGACCAAGAGGCTGAGATTAAGAAGGCGAG GAGGATGAAAATACCGATCGTTAGAGAGGATTATCTGGTTAATTGCTTTGGAAAACAGAAGAAACTCCCATTTGATCTTTACAAAGTTGAAGCTATCGGTGAGACCTCTAGCATGGTAACTGTCAAAGTTAAAGGGAGAAGTGCAGTGCATGAATCCTCGGGTCTGCAAGACACCGGACACATTCTCGAGGTTGGAAAAAGCATTTATAACACAACTCTTAACATGTCTGACTTATCAACCGGTGTCAACAG TTACTATATCCTCCAAATTATCCAAgatgataaggatttggattgCTGCAATGTATTCCGAAAATGGGGTCGAGTGGGCACCAAAATCGGAAGTGAGAAAATGGACGAGATGTCAAAAGCAGATGCAATCTCTGACTTTAAACGTATTTTTCGTGAGAAGACTGGCAATTCATGGGAAGCATGGcttgaaaaacaaaattttcagaagcaaccggGGAAATTTTTCCCCTTAGATATT GATTACGGTGTTAACAAAAAAGTATCGACGAAAAATCTCCAAAAAGAGGATAGCAAACTTGCTCCACCATTAGCCGAACTGATGAGGATGCTTTTCAATGTCGAAACTTACAGAGCTGCCATGATGGAATTTGAAATCAATATGTCTGAAATGCCACTTGGGAAACTGAGCAAACATAATATTCAAAAGG GATTTGAGGCATTGACCGAACTACAGAATCTGTTAAAGAACAGTAATCATAATAATGATTCAATGTTAGAAAGTTTGATTGTTGATGCTAGCAACCGGTTTTTCACTGTGATCCCGTCTATTCATCCTCATGTTATTCGGGATGAAGATGATTTTAAGTCAAAG TTGAAAATGTTAGAAGCTCTTCAGGACATTGAAATTGCTTCCAGATTAGTTGGTTTtgatgttgatgatgatgaatCTCTTGATGATAAGTACAAGAAGCTTAGATGTGACATCGATCCAATTCCTCGTGACAGTGCAGATTACAGTTTGATCGAGAAATATCTCCTCAATACTCACGCCCCTACTCACACG GATTGGAGTCTTGAACTCGAAGAAGTCTTCTCACTCGAAAGGGAAGGGGAGCGTGATAAGTTTGCTCCTTACAGGGAAAAGCTTGGCAATAAAATGCTTCTTTGGCACG GTTCTCGGTTGACAAACTTCGTAGGCATACTTAGCCAAGGACTGAGAATAGCTCCACCCGAAGCTCCAGCTACCGGTTACATG TTTGGGAAGGGTGTTTATTTTGCTGATCTTGTGAGTAAGAGTGCTCAATACTGCTATACCGATAGAAAAAGTCCTGTCGGTCTGATGCTTCTAAGTGAAGTCGCTCTTGGAGAGGTCTACGAGCTCAAGAAAGCTAAG TATATGGATAAGCCTCCTCAAGGAAAGCACTCTACGAAAGGACTCGGGAAGAAGGTACCTCAACAATCGGAATATGTGAAATGGAAGGATGACGTCGTTGTGCCTTGTGGAAAACCCGTGCCTTCGAATGTCAAAGCCTCCGAGCTCATGTACAACGAGTACATAGTTTATAATACTGCTCAA GTGAAGATGCAGTACTTATTGAAGGTAAGGTTTCATCACAAGAGGTAA
- the LOC115714754 gene encoding LOB domain-containing protein 16-like, with amino-acid sequence MASCGGSSSSNSGGTGSPCGACKFLRRKCAADCVFAPYFCSEQGAARFAAIHKVFGASNVSKLLLHVPVADRCEAVVTIAYEAQARIRDPVYGCVAHIFALQQQVTCLQTQLIQAKAQLAQTYNTSNHHQHYGSSSAATNHTHNHNHDNVYHNNNNNNYVNNNYPISPQSSLDSVDQTGSSTHDHHQISMINGGSGGGGGGGGGGGGGGHQEIQSGRVVSSEDYNNFLVQPNNYNYNNSNNNCSRKRPNNNGTELGELHALALRMMRN; translated from the exons atGGCTTCATGTGgtggtagtagtagtagtaatagTGGTGGTACGGGGTCACCGTGCGGCGCGTGTAAGTTTTTGAGGCGAAAGTGCGCGGCGGATTGCGTATTTGCGCCGTATTTTTGCTCGGAGCAAGGTGCGGCGAGGTTTGCGGCTATACACAAAGTGTTCGGAGCTAGTAACGTGTCGAAACTGTTGTTACACGTGCCTGTTGCTGATAGGTGTGAAGCTGTCGTTACCATTGCTTATGAAGCTCAAGCAAGGATTAGAGATCCTGTTTATGGCTGTGTTGCTCACATTTTTGCCTTACAACAACAG gtgACATGCCTTCAAACACAACTGATTCAAGCCAAAGCTCAATTAGCTCAAACTTATAATACTTCTAATCATCATCAGCACTATGGATCATCATCAGCAGCAACTAATCATACTCATAATCATAATCATGATAATGtatatcataataataataataataattacgtGAATAACAACTATCCGATTTCGCCCCAGAGCTCATTGGACTCTGTTGACCAAACCGGTAGTAGTACTCATGATCATCATCAAATTTCGATGATCAACGGTGGTagcggtggtggtggtggtggtggtggtgggggtggtggtggtggtcatCAGGAGATACAAAGTGGAAGAGTGGTTTCATCTGaggattataataattttttagttcaacctaataattataattataataatagtaataataattgtTCAAGGAAGAGGCCAAATAATAATGGCACTGAATTGGGTGAGCTTCATGCCCTAGCCCTTAGAATGatgagaaattaa